A genomic region of Candidatus Limnocylindrales bacterium contains the following coding sequences:
- a CDS encoding aminotransferase class V-fold PLP-dependent enzyme, with translation MRLETLAVHAGRKPDPTTGAVVPPLHLSTTFLREEDGSFPHGYIYIRSGNPNRQALEECLKTLEGGTSAITFSSGMAAIMTTFQALSPGDQVLVADDAYYGVGQLLRTHFIPWGLKVTFVDMTDPARVQAALSHETKLVWIETPSNPLLKITDIQHISDLAHQVGAKVVVDGTWTTPVLQRPLELGADLVMHSSTKYFGGHSDLMGGVLIAREDTSFVQQIRTLQVNGGAVPSPFDCWLILRGIQTLPYRMRIHSENAEKIAYFLYTHPAVEQVHYPGLPSHPGHGIAARQMKQFGGMMSIQVKGGAEAAMAVAAKVKVFTRATSLGGTESLIEHRASIEGPQTRTPQNLLRLSIGLEHVEDLIEDLNQALS, from the coding sequence ATGAGACTCGAAACATTGGCCGTGCATGCCGGGCGTAAGCCAGATCCCACGACCGGAGCGGTAGTTCCTCCCCTTCATTTATCGACTACCTTTCTCCGGGAAGAGGATGGGAGCTTTCCCCACGGATATATTTATATCCGAAGTGGTAATCCCAATCGTCAGGCTCTGGAAGAGTGTCTGAAGACCCTGGAAGGAGGGACTTCGGCAATTACCTTCTCCTCAGGAATGGCGGCCATTATGACTACTTTTCAGGCCCTCTCTCCGGGTGATCAGGTTCTGGTGGCCGATGATGCTTATTACGGGGTAGGACAACTCCTCAGGACTCATTTTATTCCATGGGGTTTAAAGGTAACCTTTGTGGATATGACGGATCCTGCCAGGGTACAGGCAGCTTTATCCCATGAGACCAAACTGGTTTGGATAGAAACCCCATCAAATCCTTTGTTGAAAATCACAGATATCCAACATATCTCAGACCTGGCCCATCAAGTGGGAGCTAAGGTTGTAGTGGATGGAACCTGGACGACCCCGGTGCTTCAGCGACCTCTAGAACTCGGAGCGGATTTGGTTATGCACTCTTCAACCAAATACTTTGGGGGGCATTCTGATCTGATGGGGGGTGTTCTTATCGCCCGAGAAGATACCTCCTTTGTCCAGCAGATCCGAACCCTTCAGGTAAATGGAGGGGCCGTACCTTCTCCCTTCGATTGCTGGTTGATCCTTCGGGGCATTCAGACCCTCCCTTATCGCATGCGGATCCATTCAGAAAATGCAGAGAAAATAGCTTACTTTCTATATACCCATCCGGCCGTGGAGCAGGTCCATTATCCCGGGTTACCCAGCCATCCCGGTCATGGGATTGCAGCCAGGCAGATGAAGCAATTCGGAGGGATGATGTCTATTCAGGTCAAAGGTGGGGCTGAAGCAGCCATGGCGGTTGCCGCAAAAGTTAAAGTATTCACCCGGGCCACCAGCCTGGGAGGTACAGAAAGCCTGATCGAACATAGGGCTTCCATTGAGGGGCCTCAGACCCGAACCCCTCAAAATTTACTTCGCCTTTCTATCGGTCTGGAACACGTTGAGGATTTGATCGAAGACCTGAATCAGGCACTCTCTTAA
- a CDS encoding glycosyltransferase, giving the protein MKRKQPFFSIIIPTYNRPEQLTICLQSLVCLDYPRSRFEVIVVDDGSSTPLENIVGPFCDKFQVILLKQRHAGPAAARNTGAAQAKGEFFAFTDDDCIPAPNWLQALAARFATFPGHAIGGRTLNALPHNLYSTASQVIIEAVYAYYNVHPSPMRFFATNNLALPADRFHAIGGFDATFLTSEDRELCNRWMYHGYPLTYASEALVYHAHMLTFSTFWWQHFNYGRGAFHFHRARARLHQEPMKLEPKSFYLNMLRYPFLHRQGRVAWLLTALVVMSQGASAAGFFWEKALQAIKKKEEKSS; this is encoded by the coding sequence ATGAAACGGAAGCAACCCTTTTTTTCCATCATCATCCCGACCTATAACCGTCCGGAGCAACTTACGATTTGTTTGCAATCCCTGGTCTGTTTAGACTATCCACGTAGCCGTTTCGAAGTCATTGTGGTGGATGATGGAAGTTCCACTCCCTTAGAGAACATTGTCGGCCCTTTTTGTGATAAATTCCAGGTCATCTTACTCAAACAGCGTCATGCAGGACCGGCGGCAGCCCGTAATACTGGAGCTGCACAGGCAAAGGGTGAGTTCTTTGCCTTTACCGATGATGATTGTATTCCTGCTCCCAATTGGCTTCAAGCTCTGGCGGCCCGGTTTGCAACCTTCCCGGGTCATGCCATTGGGGGGCGAACGTTGAATGCTCTTCCCCATAATCTCTATTCAACGGCCAGCCAGGTCATCATCGAGGCCGTTTATGCTTACTACAATGTCCATCCCAGTCCCATGCGCTTCTTTGCCACCAACAATCTGGCCTTACCGGCGGACCGCTTCCATGCCATAGGAGGTTTTGACGCAACCTTCCTTACCTCAGAGGATCGGGAACTTTGTAATCGCTGGATGTACCATGGTTACCCTTTGACCTATGCTTCAGAAGCCCTGGTTTATCATGCCCATATGCTGACGTTCAGTACCTTCTGGTGGCAACATTTTAATTATGGTCGTGGGGCCTTCCACTTCCATCGGGCCCGGGCCCGACTCCATCAGGAGCCAATGAAGCTGGAACCCAAATCCTTTTATTTAAATATGCTCCGCTATCCGTTTTTGCACAGGCAAGGCCGGGTGGCCTGGTTACTTACCGCTCTGGTCGTGATGTCACAGGGGGCAAGTGCCGCCGGGTTTTTCTGGGAGAAGGCCCTCCAGGCTATAAAGAAGAAAGAGGAAAAAAGTTCATAA